The following DNA comes from Bacteroidetes bacterium SB0662_bin_6.
TGACCGTGCTGTCGCAAGCAATTGCGCGGGGTCAGTGGCCCGATAACGTGTTGCTTCCGGTGGACACTGTACCGGCAGGTAAAACAGGACACGCCATAGCGCACATGGAACGTATTAACGAGGGGGAAGACAGGTATGTGCTAAGGCTGCAATACGACACCCCGATGCGGGGCTTTCAGTTTATTGCTTCCTCTCCGGCGCCGGGCGCCTCGGTGTATACTTCTACCGACAGCAGGGTCGTGCTGGAAAGTGGTTATGACGAGATGAGGGGGGAGGTCCGTATCGTGGGGTATGTTGCGGACGGGGAGGCGCTGGAGGCCGGAGTGATGGATATTGTTCTGTCGAGTCCGGTGGATTCGCCGCGTTACGCTACTCTGATTGACAAGGCCCGCGACCGGATCGCGGTCCGGGAACGTCCCCCTACATTACTACCCCCCGTTGACTCCAATCCGGATATGGCTGCACAGCCGCCGTATCCTAATCCATTTTATGCCTGTAGTGACAGAGTGCGTATTCCCTCATTATCTCCTGGCACAGAAGCAGAGATCTTCGATATGCTTGGCAGGCGTGTCTTCCGTGCGCGCACTGAACATTCCGGATTTGAATGGGACGGGTGTGATGCGTACGGACAGGGAGTTGCGCCCGGTCTTTATATTGTTCGCCTGAAGTTTGAAGACAAGACCCGGACCTGGAGGATTATGGCGCTTCGATGAGCAAGCAACATATTGGGTGTAATTGTCCCCCATTGTGTTCCCGCCTGCTTTCATTGTAAAACGACAGTGCCAAACGACAAAATTAGGCAGCAGGTAGTGAAACTATGCTTAACGATGCTTAACTACTGGGACTATGTGGGACAACGTGGGACAAGATCCGGCTTTTAGCCAGGATTTTGTTTACGCAAACACTTCCCTGGGGCCCGCCACGTCCCTTAGGGTGAGTGTGTAAAGCCGCCGAAAAACTGCAGTTTGAAGGTAAATCAGGGCATACGTGCCAGTCTTTTTGCCCAATGCGCTAATTCGCATGCCCCTTTCAGCTTGCAAGCCGCTTCTGTACGCTCCTTACAGCTTGCCTTCATCTCTTCCGGATTTTCAATGTATGCGGCAGACACGGCCGTGGGTGCTTAACCTCAGCGGCGCGGGAAGCAGGGTGAATAATTAATTAGTATTTAAACCAAAAACGGCCCCAAAACCCAAAAATCGCAAAAATAACCAACATCTGCCGAAGGTATGCCGAAGTTCTGCCGCCGCCTCGTGCGCCATAACGGCACGCAGGGTATCCGGGGAGCGCTTGGCCTCCGGCCTCGGTCGATGCGAACTCAACGTGGTTTATAGGCGGCAGGACCTGCCGGACCGCCCGCCATCCGCTCTTTTCCTCCCGCATGTCTACCGCGCCGGGCGGTTCTTCCCACGCATCACCGATATAACCGATCAGATAAAGCATTTCTGCTGCGCACTTTCTTCGCCCCGGAGTTGATGCTGTAAGGGGTGTGGTGTATCATCGTGACCCCTCGAGCAAGAGCGATTTCCCTCGAGGGGTCAAGTAATGCGCGAGGTCTATCTGGACGAGGTAACCCCCTTTCCGATCATGCCTGAATTATCAGCCGGACATTGGGTAACGGGACGCGAGATTGCGGGCCTTCCGGGAGCGCCGGGCGGACACTATGACGTTTCGCGCTGGGCCTACCGCCACGGCGTTGCGCGGCGCAAGCGACGAGGCCGAGGCGGCGGCTACGAATACGCTGTCGGCACAATGCCGGCAGAGACGCAAAAGGCCTTGCAGAGCGCCCCTATATATGACGAGTCCTTTTCAGGCGACGGGGCGCCTGGCGAGCCGCCCGCAGCAGAGCCGCTGTCGATGGGGCCGGTAAAAACAGCCCGCCTGGATATTCTCGCCGCACTAACGCGCTGGGAGTTGAATGGTTATCCTACGCTGACCGAGGCGCGCCGCCGTTTTGTTGCGGCGTACCGGCGCCGCGAGGCGGGTGTTTGGGAGAACACGTACGTCTCTATACCGGACATTTCCATCCGCTCGCTCTACCGCTGGCGCAAGGATATGCAGGGCGAAAAAGCCAAAGGTTGCGCAGGCAGACCTTCCGGGCTTACTCCTTATATAATGGACGCAGTGCTCACGCAGCTCTACGCGGGCGGCTCATCGGCTACGATCACGAATATTCATGCGGCTCTTTCGGCACGCTATGGCGATGAGGTGCCGAGCCTTCGTTCGCTCCAGCGCTCTATACGCCAGTGGCGCGAAAAACATAAGCAGGCGGCAACCTACCTCGACAGCCCCGAGAAGTGGCGCTCGAAGCATCAGGTCGCCTTCGGACGTATGGACGAGGGTGTAACAAGAATCAACCAGATATGGGAGCTTGACTCTACGATAGCGGACGTGGCGCTTCGTGCGCCATCGGGCGAGATGCGCCTTCGCCGCTACGCGCTCGTGGGCGTCATCGACGTATGGAGCCGCCGCGTCATGTACCAGCTTGCGCCGGTAAGCTCATCGGCTGCAATTACACAGCTTCTTCGGCGGGCACTCTTGCAGTGGGGCGTGCCGGAAAAACTTCGCCTTGACAACGGGCGCGACTACACCTCGGAGCGGGTGGCTCTTCTTGCTACAGCGCTCGCTATCCGTATCGAGCATTGCCGCCCGTTTCATCCGGAAGAAAAACCGTTCATCGAGCGGGCTTTCCGTACGGTGAGCACAGCGATGGAGATGCTGCCCGGCTATGTAGGCCATTCGGTTGCAGAGCGCCAGGAGTTACGGGCAAGGGAGAAGGCGCGAGCCCGCGTGGGCGATGCGAAGGTAGACCTTGGCCCACAGGCCCTCTCGCCCGCCGAAATGCAGGCGTGGCTCGACAATTGGGCGGAGAACGACTACGGCCGCCGTACGCACGGCTCGCTCGGCTCTTCGCCCTGGGAGCGGGCCAATTCATGGAAGGGCGCCGTGCGCCGCATTGAAGATGAGAGGGTGCTTGATGTGCTCTACGAACCTGTATCGAGGGGCGGCATGCGGACCGTCCTAAAGCGCGGCATACAAATAGACCACCGCTGGTACGTGGCTCCCGAGTTGGGTGCGCACGTAGGCGAGCGGGTAAGATGCTACCGAGATTTTGACGACGAGGCCCGCATCTGTGTCTACGGAGACGATAAGTGGATATGCTGGGCGGTGGATGCCGAGGGTGCCGAGAGGAAAGAGATCGCCGCAGAGGCCAAGTCGGTGCAGCGTAAGGCTCTGCGCACGGAGCTTGAAAAAATCCGCAGTGCACGGCGGAGGACCAGCGCCGCAGCCGCCTGGCAGGAGATCGCAGTAGCCAGGGCCGAGGAGGCGGAAAAGATCAAGGCGCTCCCTGAGCTCGCCGAGGCGCACACGACGGCCATGACAAGGGCGGCAGAAGAGGCCGCACGTGCAAAAGAAGAAACTCTTCCCGCCCTCGCCGCCGCAACGGACGAGAAGACGGAGAGACATATAGAGGAGCTACGCGCCCGGCGGCTTGGCGAGGAAAAGAAGAACAGGCACACCAGACCAGCCATATGGCGCGACGAACAGCACCGTTACGAATACTGCCGCATGATGGTGCGCGAGGGGCAAGAGCGTGATCTGGTCTATGATGACCTACCCTTCATTGCCGGGTACGAGAAGGGCTACCGTGTGAAGGGTCCCATCAGGTGGCGCTTCGGCGAGAAGGCAGGAAAAACAGCCGCCGAGATACTCCGGAGTGCAGAAATACCTTACCCCATCAAAATGGCAAGATGAGAATTTTCTTCCTGGGCATATACAAACCACAGGCGCGGCTCCATCGGATGTTTACGCGCAAACATTTTTTTGGGAAACCGCAAAAAAGCGAGGGCGGGTGCCTCGGTCGCACCCGCCCTCTTATGTGCCTCTTAAGTTACGGATCGCCGCAGAGTGCGGCGACCACTTAACCAACTCAATATACTATGCGCAAGAAAATAGTCGAAACCTCAAATATCTCTTCCCTGATTCGGGCGCTTGAATCCCTGTCAGCCCGCGGCGCGGGCGAAGAGGGTATGGCGCTCTTTTACGGCCCGCCCGGAGCGGGCAAGACAACGGCGCTCGCCTACGCACAACTGCGCACCCAGGCAACGATGCTCAGGGCCCGCTCTACCTGGTCGATCACATCGATGCTCGGTCAGCTCCTGCGCGAGCTGGGCCTCTCCGAGACAGGCAGCCGCGACACCCGTCTCGATCGCATCATCGAGCACCTGTCGCTACACCCGCGGCCTATTCTCGTCGACGAAGTAGACTACGCCCTGCGCCGCCCCGAACTGCTCGATGTGTTTAGAGACGTGTACGATTTGTCGAAGGTGCCGGTCGTGTTCGTGGGGATGCAGGATGCTCCGCGCATCCTGCGCTCGCACCCCCGGCTTCTTCGCCACCGGCGGCGTGTAACGCGCTGGGTGGAGGCGGGGCCGCTGGCGCTCAATGAGCTGAAGCGCGTAGCCGAGGAGCTATGCGAGGTGGCCGTAGGTGAGCGCCTGCTTGGGCGCCTTCACAAGGAGAGCTGGGGCAACATGGGCTTGGCGGTCGTGGGACTCGGCGTGATAGAACGCGTGGGCAAGAGCAACGGCGAACCCCGCGTCAGCGAATCCATGATGCAGGATGTATCCCTTCTTGGAGGCTAAGCCTTGTACACGGCCATAAACTATGAGGGGCGGGTAGAGACTTGGCGGCGCATGGTGTGTCTTGGGACATTTAGGCCGGAGGCCTTCTCGCGTACCGGGTGGTGGATGCTGCGGGATCTCCAGAAGAGCGGCTACATCGATGTTACGCCTTTGGGCTGGCGCATTGCGAGGGGTACGGTGGGCATGCCCAGGGAGGTGGACCCGGCACATTGGTGGCAGAGAGCCGCTTGGTGCGCACTCAGGTGGTATCCCGACGGCGTCTGTCAGGATCACCTGCATATGCTCACTGAGCCGTCTACCGGTGTGACGGCAGCCGAACTTCGCGCCTGGCTGAGGCTTTGCGTACTCACAGGCGTGGTTGAGACGTGGCACGTCAAGAAACCCAGATGGCGCAGATACTACCGGTGCTTTCGCATGAACGACCCTGAGCCGCCCCACCGGTTCGAGCTCGCCCGACAGATCATAGGGCACGACCTACGGGCGGCGCCGGAGTTTACAGGCGAATCCGGAGAACGTGTAAAATGCAGACTATTGCTACTTCAATTCGTCGAA
Coding sequences within:
- a CDS encoding transposase codes for the protein MREVYLDEVTPFPIMPELSAGHWVTGREIAGLPGAPGGHYDVSRWAYRHGVARRKRRGRGGGYEYAVGTMPAETQKALQSAPIYDESFSGDGAPGEPPAAEPLSMGPVKTARLDILAALTRWELNGYPTLTEARRRFVAAYRRREAGVWENTYVSIPDISIRSLYRWRKDMQGEKAKGCAGRPSGLTPYIMDAVLTQLYAGGSSATITNIHAALSARYGDEVPSLRSLQRSIRQWREKHKQAATYLDSPEKWRSKHQVAFGRMDEGVTRINQIWELDSTIADVALRAPSGEMRLRRYALVGVIDVWSRRVMYQLAPVSSSAAITQLLRRALLQWGVPEKLRLDNGRDYTSERVALLATALAIRIEHCRPFHPEEKPFIERAFRTVSTAMEMLPGYVGHSVAERQELRAREKARARVGDAKVDLGPQALSPAEMQAWLDNWAENDYGRRTHGSLGSSPWERANSWKGAVRRIEDERVLDVLYEPVSRGGMRTVLKRGIQIDHRWYVAPELGAHVGERVRCYRDFDDEARICVYGDDKWICWAVDAEGAERKEIAAEAKSVQRKALRTELEKIRSARRRTSAAAAWQEIAVARAEEAEKIKALPELAEAHTTAMTRAAEEAARAKEETLPALAAATDEKTERHIEELRARRLGEEKKNRHTRPAIWRDEQHRYEYCRMMVREGQERDLVYDDLPFIAGYEKGYRVKGPIRWRFGEKAGKTAAEILRSAEIPYPIKMAR
- a CDS encoding ATP-binding protein — translated: MRKKIVETSNISSLIRALESLSARGAGEEGMALFYGPPGAGKTTALAYAQLRTQATMLRARSTWSITSMLGQLLRELGLSETGSRDTRLDRIIEHLSLHPRPILVDEVDYALRRPELLDVFRDVYDLSKVPVVFVGMQDAPRILRSHPRLLRHRRRVTRWVEAGPLALNELKRVAEELCEVAVGERLLGRLHKESWGNMGLAVVGLGVIERVGKSNGEPRVSESMMQDVSLLGG
- a CDS encoding helix-turn-helix domain-containing protein — protein: MYTAINYEGRVETWRRMVCLGTFRPEAFSRTGWWMLRDLQKSGYIDVTPLGWRIARGTVGMPREVDPAHWWQRAAWCALRWYPDGVCQDHLHMLTEPSTGVTAAELRAWLRLCVLTGVVETWHVKKPRWRRYYRCFRMNDPEPPHRFELARQIIGHDLRAAPEFTGESGERVKCRLLLLQFVEELGSIVQASHIMGHDRSTLHYLRCAFETGGVAALAEKKRSSKRPPKTALAAEVELQLLALCLEHPTWGVQRIAGELRLRGLKVGPTSVRRIWLRHNLERRHKRLLRLEKEAQKGTVMLSDEQVRLLAGLRQTSMP